From a single Lates calcarifer isolate ASB-BC8 linkage group LG12, TLL_Latcal_v3, whole genome shotgun sequence genomic region:
- the prph gene encoding peripherin isoform X2, producing MSCCLTSITKPPALSIFSTATENRIRPTMSHSSVHSSTSYRRTFGSPHPISMSSYSSVSSRMPLSGGRYMRSVSPVVASRSTTYHQQRSRPSAQPPRLTYDKVDFTLAEAINQEFLTTRSNEKAELQELNDRFASFIEKVRYLEQQNGALQQELNQFKGQQQHGQPNRASEIFQEELRELRRQMDAIGKERDQYQLERDNLAEDLSLLKQRLDEETQKRVDAENNLVAFRKDVDDATLSRLELERKIESLMDEIEFLKKLHDEEIQDVQVSVQTQQLKMEVDSTARPDLTAALRDIRAQYETIALKNMQESEDWYKSKFADLTESAKRNTDALRQAKQEANESRRQIQSLNCEIDALKNTNEALLRQMREMEDQFGNEIANYQDNVGRLEDEIRHLKEEMARHLREYQDLLNVKMALDIEIATYRKLLEGEESRITVPILNIGMSNHLGDRGGEGIQEGEGERLWSH from the exons ATGTCCTGTTGCTTGACGAGCATCACTAAGCCTCCagctctctccatcttttccaCAGCGACAGAGAACAGAATAAGACCAACCATGAGCCACTCTTCGGTGCACAGCTCCACTTCCTACAGGCGCACTTTTGGAAGCCCACACCCCATCTCCATGTCCTCCTACTCCTCTGTGTCCTCCCGTATGCCCCTATCTGGGGGGCGCTACATGCGTTCAGTGTCACCTGTGGTGGCATCCCGCTCCACCACCTACCACCAACAGCGTTCCCGCCCCAGCGCTCAGCCCCCTCGCCTCACCTATGACAAGGTGGACTTCACCCTGGCTGAAGCCATCAACCAGGAGTTCCTGACCACCCGCAGCAACGAGAAGGCTGAGCTGCAGGAGTTGAACGACCGCTTTGCCAGCTTCATCGAGAAGGTGCGGTACCTGGAGCAGCAGAACGGTGCGCTGCAGCAGGAGCTCAACCAGTTCAAgggccagcagcagcatggCCAGCCCAACCGTGCCTCCGAGATCTttcaggaggagctgagggagctGCGGCGCCAGATGGATGCCATCGGCAAGGAGAGGGACCAGTACCAGCTGGAGAGGGACAACCTGGCTGAAGACCTTTCCCTGCTCAAGCAGAG GTTGGATGAAGAAACCCAGAAGAGGGTAGATGCCGAAAATAACCTGGTTGCCTTCCGCAAG GATGTGGATGATGCCACACTGTCCCGTCTAGAGCTGGAAAGGAAGATTGAGTCTCTGATGGATGAGATTGAATTCCTTAAGAAGCTCCATGATGAG GAAATTCAGGACGTACAAGTGAGTGTCCAGACTCAGCAGCTGAAGATGGAGGTGGACAGCACCGCCAGGCCTGATTTAACTGCTGCTTTGAGAGACATCAGGGCTCAATATGAGACCATTGCCTTGAAGAACATGCAGGAGTCTGAGGACTGGTACAAGTCCAAG TTTGCTGATTTGACTGAGTCTGCAAAGCGCAACACTGATGCTCTGAGGCAGGCCAAGCAGGAGGCCAATGAGTCCAGGAGGCAGATTCAGTCCCTTAACTGTGAAATTGATGCACTAAAGAACACG AATGAAGCTCTGCTGAGGCAGATGCGTGAAATGGAGGACCAGTTTGGCAACGAGATTGCCAACTACCAGGACAATGTGGGCAGGCTGGAGGATGAGATCCGCCATCTGAAGGAGGAGATGGCTCGCCACCTTCGGGAGTACCAGGACCTCCTCAATGTTAAAATGGCTCTGGACATTGAGATCGCCACTTATCGTAAActgctggagggagaggagagcag GATTACTGTCCCCATCTTAAATATTGGCATGAGCAATCACCTTGGAGATCGAG GTGGTGAAGGAATccaggagggagaaggagagagactcTGGTCGCACTGA
- the prph gene encoding peripherin isoform X1 — MSCCLTSITKPPALSIFSTATENRIRPTMSHSSVHSSTSYRRTFGSPHPISMSSYSSVSSRMPLSGGRYMRSVSPVVASRSTTYHQQRSRPSAQPPRLTYDKVDFTLAEAINQEFLTTRSNEKAELQELNDRFASFIEKVRYLEQQNGALQQELNQFKGQQQHGQPNRASEIFQEELRELRRQMDAIGKERDQYQLERDNLAEDLSLLKQRLDEETQKRVDAENNLVAFRKDVDDATLSRLELERKIESLMDEIEFLKKLHDEEIQDVQVSVQTQQLKMEVDSTARPDLTAALRDIRAQYETIALKNMQESEDWYKSKFADLTESAKRNTDALRQAKQEANESRRQIQSLNCEIDALKNTNEALLRQMREMEDQFGNEIANYQDNVGRLEDEIRHLKEEMARHLREYQDLLNVKMALDIEIATYRKLLEGEESRITVPILNIGMSNHLGDRDYEHTPDSVSKRTVVIKTVETRDGEVVKESRREKERDSGRTDRTDKDDKDDKDDKDE; from the exons ATGTCCTGTTGCTTGACGAGCATCACTAAGCCTCCagctctctccatcttttccaCAGCGACAGAGAACAGAATAAGACCAACCATGAGCCACTCTTCGGTGCACAGCTCCACTTCCTACAGGCGCACTTTTGGAAGCCCACACCCCATCTCCATGTCCTCCTACTCCTCTGTGTCCTCCCGTATGCCCCTATCTGGGGGGCGCTACATGCGTTCAGTGTCACCTGTGGTGGCATCCCGCTCCACCACCTACCACCAACAGCGTTCCCGCCCCAGCGCTCAGCCCCCTCGCCTCACCTATGACAAGGTGGACTTCACCCTGGCTGAAGCCATCAACCAGGAGTTCCTGACCACCCGCAGCAACGAGAAGGCTGAGCTGCAGGAGTTGAACGACCGCTTTGCCAGCTTCATCGAGAAGGTGCGGTACCTGGAGCAGCAGAACGGTGCGCTGCAGCAGGAGCTCAACCAGTTCAAgggccagcagcagcatggCCAGCCCAACCGTGCCTCCGAGATCTttcaggaggagctgagggagctGCGGCGCCAGATGGATGCCATCGGCAAGGAGAGGGACCAGTACCAGCTGGAGAGGGACAACCTGGCTGAAGACCTTTCCCTGCTCAAGCAGAG GTTGGATGAAGAAACCCAGAAGAGGGTAGATGCCGAAAATAACCTGGTTGCCTTCCGCAAG GATGTGGATGATGCCACACTGTCCCGTCTAGAGCTGGAAAGGAAGATTGAGTCTCTGATGGATGAGATTGAATTCCTTAAGAAGCTCCATGATGAG GAAATTCAGGACGTACAAGTGAGTGTCCAGACTCAGCAGCTGAAGATGGAGGTGGACAGCACCGCCAGGCCTGATTTAACTGCTGCTTTGAGAGACATCAGGGCTCAATATGAGACCATTGCCTTGAAGAACATGCAGGAGTCTGAGGACTGGTACAAGTCCAAG TTTGCTGATTTGACTGAGTCTGCAAAGCGCAACACTGATGCTCTGAGGCAGGCCAAGCAGGAGGCCAATGAGTCCAGGAGGCAGATTCAGTCCCTTAACTGTGAAATTGATGCACTAAAGAACACG AATGAAGCTCTGCTGAGGCAGATGCGTGAAATGGAGGACCAGTTTGGCAACGAGATTGCCAACTACCAGGACAATGTGGGCAGGCTGGAGGATGAGATCCGCCATCTGAAGGAGGAGATGGCTCGCCACCTTCGGGAGTACCAGGACCTCCTCAATGTTAAAATGGCTCTGGACATTGAGATCGCCACTTATCGTAAActgctggagggagaggagagcag GATTACTGTCCCCATCTTAAATATTGGCATGAGCAATCACCTTGGAGATCGAG ACTATGAACACACTCCAGACAGCGTGAGCAAGAGGACTGTGGTGATAAAGACAGTTGAGACTAGAGATGGAGAG GTGGTGAAGGAATccaggagggagaaggagagagactcTGGTCGCACTGATAGAACCGACAAGGACGACAAGGATGACAAGGATGACAAGGACGAATAG